ggcatcttcagcttcaaGTAAGCATAGTGGGGTATGGCCATAAATTTGGCAAATgcgggcctgccgaggatggtgtgatactgagactcccaatcgactacttcgaactcgatcttctctttcctgaaattgcTAGGCGTGCCGAAGATCACATCCAGTGACGTCTTTCCAAGAGAataggcgggtcgagtcggtataatgccgtgaaATCCTGTATCAGATTCTCTTAacatatcgactgttaaacccattgctctcatggtGCTGGCAAACAATAAGTTCaaaccacttcctccatccatgaagactttgctcatattgtatcctccgatCTGTGCTTCAAGAACAAGGGCTGCGTGGCCAGGCCTCGGAACGgatttcgggtgatccgccctgctgaaggaaATACTCTGATCTGACCGGTCGATGAAGTCGGGTGTGTCGACCATGGCGACCTCTgcgtattttacttctcgggagaatttcttgatttctctcttcgaaaagctggttttgtggatcatgttgactTGCCCGCACGGTTCCGGAAACACCTCTGCCGATGTACGCTCGTCCCGAAGCTCATTTTCTCCTGCTGGTACGTACGGTTCTGGTACGTACGGCTCTGGTGCATAACTGTAGGATCTTGCCCTTCTCTCCATTGCATGAATTCTTGATATGGCCTCGGTTCTAAGGtcatcgcagaactgccgaatctccAGAAAATGTCGATAGTTCCTTAGCAGGTGACTAGACTTCTCCCGACCATCTTTCGGATCGATGTaagagtggaggtaacatggtgCCTCGAGCTGCTCTGTAGCCGATAGATACGGCGAGCGGGTGCGTCCCTTAATTGATAGCGTGTCGTGGTATTCTTGCTCGACCTGCCGAAGGTGAGGTGTTGTTCGTCCTTCCTCCCCGTGGTgtgagtcccttcgtcttttccttcgcCCTGCTGTGACGTCGAAACTCCCTTGGTGGTTCTATTGTATGCTCCTGGACGGAATCCTTAGGGTTGTCATTGGAGGAATGCTTTCAGAAGCTGCGGCCTTCGGACCAGATACGCTGGCCCCGGGGAGGCGAAGGAAACCTccagagtcgatgatgaagtgaacactACCGAAAGTAGCATCCATATCGCCGATCGATCCTGTAGGGATCAAGTGAGGCGCTTCGCGGTGCGGCACGAATTCGAAGGATCCACAGCGGATCGGATCCCTTGGTTCCGCTGGCGTTGGCGACTCGAGCACGAACACCGCGgatgtgactggtactgccgacgACTTGCCTGGTGctgacaggtttcccacagacggcgccaattggcaagggtactcctcggcaatgccctccgtttggggcttagggttagcggaatcctgcaagctaacacgagacatcggttcacagacaagaggggagagcgatttacccaggttcggggccctcgatgaggtaaaacccttacgtcctgcctgtctgttcttgattatgatgataatgggttacaatggggtgccgaatagtttggctaagatctcgtcgagaggctaagtgctacggcgacctagctttAAATTTTCTGGTGGCTATGGTTGCAATGATTGATTCTGTCCCTCGgcaacccctctcctggcctttatataggaggccaggtctcaagaggtctaaccgagtatgaCTAGGCTTACAATAGTTttggatctaatctttccttgttcggtcgcttccttgtcttgttcgtcaaggattcctctggtgcgccgtccaggtggcccatcttgcctccaggtgacttcatgggcctccaattagtcaatacaggatagggcaatgtcggttacccgaagggtaatgcccacgtcagccgGTCCTGTTTCTGGCGCCGGCTGCCGCTAGCCGCCGCATGGTCCGACACGGCTGCCACAAGGGCggaaccgtaccggcggtccggctggtcgctgtgccgcttgccgcggtagttgtcccgcgggATGCCATGAGAGGTGCCCTCGGCCGCCTTGTTCTCGGCCGTCTTGTGGTTGTCCCGCCTGGACGGAGCCGGTGATGCATCAGCCggagccttgccggcttcctcagccagcgcgtatttgtccgcgatggccatcagggccgccatagttttgggctcgctgcggcggagcttgtgccacagcatggtgttggccgacagcctcccatgaagaagctgatggcttggatctcgtgcacaccctcgcaagagttgcgcatctcgcaccagcgcgtcaggtacgcacgatccgtctcgtccaggccctgcttgcacatctccagctgcTTAGGGCGACCCGGCTgacggtaggtgccggtgaagttgctgacgaaggcttcctcgaaatccagccagccgttgatgctgccggctggcaggttgttgagcaaggtgcgggcggagccgaccaacatcagggggagtagcgtaccgcccTGCGTTTGTTGCctctggcgatgccgactgcagtggaatagtccagcagccagtcctccagCTTGgtagtgccgtcgtacttgggggtgtcgcgggggagcacGAAGCCGTCGgtcatgggctcgttggcgatgcggggcccgaagcactttgggccggctagcCCTTCTTCTTCCACAATGCGGGATTCCACGAGCTGGTCGAGGTGGTCTCGGGCGTCAACCGGCTCGACGcgtgggcccagccgggagcgtgccggctagcgagcgccgcttgcttctggggcTGGCCGGTGTTGGCGTCTTGGCGCCGgatgctcggagtcttgctcccggTTTCGGCTTGGTGGAGGCCGACTGCGGCCACTGTTGCCGCTTCCCAGCCGGCTTGTCTGGCTGGAGCTCGCATGTGTGGCGCGGGAGTCCTGGCGCCGGCTTGGTGTTGgtgaggaggactcggccgtgtccttgGGGccgtccctgtcgttgcctgtggCACCATGAGCATGAGAAGCTCTGGGAGCGTTGGCGTACCTGGGGTTCTTCGCCTGTTCGGCTGCGGCGTGGTACAGCTCAGCCACCCGCCTCATCTGGCGGTGTagctcttcgccttcaaggcggctcaactcttctgcggcggcttcggccgtgcgcatgttcttgtcgggggtgttgtagatcggtagctccgcggacggagccggcgcttccgcgccgtcgcggACGATTTCGGCGGCTAGGCCGCCTCTCCTTCGGCgaatctggccggctcggcttgggatgtcgccgcctggcgtgaagccgtgggcgcggtcgtactcgcgccgggtgatttccagctggcgcttggcagcggccagctcttcggcctgcctgaggaggagctggcggtgcgcctccagatccgcctcgatggtggtggggtcgccgCCTGATGTGAGTGGGGAGCTAAACTTTACCCGGACTTCatccagccgggatggtggtggtggcgctttggGGCCGGAGCCGGAGGCGTGgccgtcgatgttgcgctccaggtccGGGCCGCGAACGCGCGTGGACTTGGTGACCTGCTCGTCATCGGCTGCCATTACCTGCACGATGCAGGGGCTGGCGAGAGCGTTGCTGGCGCCGGCTCCTGGGGGAGGGCTTgcacagcgcagcacctgccgcgggtagcgtggCGGTGCGACGGTTGCGACGTAAACGTCGTGTCCACCGAAGGAGATGATGCTGCCGCGGGCAGGGAAAGGcatgtcggcgaagcagccatcgttgtcgctgacgcagtcgagggagctgaatctccagatcaagcctgaagcgactcgctcgccggtggtgatggtgaggcccgtccggatgaagacaccggccgcagacgctaaaggccccatggtgggcgccaaatatcgtggtatcgtcacggcatatgtcaTAGGGTGACTAAAGAGAGTGGTTCCTACTATGGTcttacggcggtatccggatgcgggtatgggcacgagcgacacggcgacgtacccaggttcgaggccctcctgtggaggtaacacctctactcctgctatgagtgtataagttatatcacagtacaatgatgctccttgagctgtatccggttactcctgggaggctaaggtagacgaaggtctctctcacagggcagcgctaagactagaatgaatgAAAGGATCGATCGTCCCCCCGCACGAGAGGGGTAGCACAGCTTATATAGACGCTGGCATTATAAAAAAGAAGTCCCTATGACCTACTTTCCggctggccggctccggcttcccgctccttcccgaggcgctaGTGTCAGGAGCCGTTGGACGTGGAAGCCTTGTCTTGTCTcctgccgaagtcagcggtatggagaggaggtgtccctgtcgccatcgatGGCCTGTAGCCGTACGGGCGCGGCGTATGCCATGATGGCGTGTCTGGCGGAggcactattgctctacagtgcTCCGTACTTTACGGAGGATGAGATCATCATGGACTTTAGCAGCCGGATCACCTTTCcagttccttctcctgcaaggctcaccAACTTCGAGCTGGTCAGGGAGACACAAAACAAACCGGATATGGCAAgttgaagccggcccagccacagcgcagaCGGCTATGGCCAGACCAGCGTGGACTTTGAACCAGCCGGCtcccaaggcagccggccacggctccagccggctgctcctcagccggcctttgccgcgggccagccggcctTGAGCCGACTGTTCTTAGTcatttgccctacccggggtcttccccccgacaggtcGCACATGATATCTTGTCCCAGACTGGATGGTGTCACACTAGTTGACTACAAGATGTTTAGTTGGCTTAGTTTCCGAATTTTGATGTTTCGCTGGTTGATTTATGTATCGACTATGAGTGATCCGTGAATTTTGTATCACATACTTTGTTTGACTTGAATCTATtaataaaggccgtgtgcatcattatgatgcagaggctgggtgattatccatttttcaaaaaaaaacataAGCTCGTATGGAAAATGGAGAATGCTGAAGGTTACTTTTTTTTGAAGGCTAATGCTGAAGGTTACTTGTGAACACAAGACATAACAACCTTGAAAGCACAACACTATATTGTTTTTAACTCACGCATGTCTCTGGGATACCAGAACACTTGTCGATGGCAGTACACAGCTATGAAACTTACGGAACAGGCAAACTTGTGACGAGGTTAAGATCAACACTTCCCAAATTTCTTTTGAAGAACAGTTTGGAGCAGCTCTGCATTACAGCGGAAACTGAGTGGGACGTGATCGACCTAATTGAATATGGAGACTCCGTTTCACTTTTTTACACCGTTTCTTAGCTGACAAAAGTTACAGGAATGAAAACAACATCAGAATACAGAAGTTTCATCAGTTTTAAGTTGACACCGAGCTCTCCGAATTATCTATTTTCTGTCCTCTACGAAATATGGTCAGCAGTCCCTGTGGCTAAGACACAAGGGCACATAACTCTTCTGGAGCTTTCTAAATCGTCATAAGGGCACCATATCATGTTATTCTCACCTATCTGGGTCGGCGCAGTTTCAAACAGATGTATTTAATTATCACCTTTTGTACTAGGTAAGATACTTCCTCCCTGAACTGATATAAAATGTTTTAGCTTTTTGTAGATTTATCTATTTTGATTTGTATCTAGTCTACTTTTGGTATATAGATTTACTCATTATGGTGTGTATTTAGTTTACTTTATAATTTCTAAAACATCTTATAGTTTTGAACAAAGGGAGTATTTATTATCGAATGAAAGTTTTTAAAATATTCCTTGTAAGGTATTTAAAGGACATAAGCACAAAAGGCTGAAAAGCTTCCCGTCTCTGCATTTGACAACACCCACCAGATTCAAATAGAATGTGACCGCATGAAACAGATGAATATGCTATAAACGGCACAAAATGCTGAAATATAAATTATATTATACTGATAAATAACAATTTTGTTTCAATACTACTGTTATGTGATATTTTTTACTAAAGAACGACCAGCCGCTGCAGCGGCTACGACAATGGGGCTCCGCACGACATGCCTCTCCGATACCCATCTTAGGCTTCCCTCGAGGAATAGTTCTTTACCTATGCGGCTGCTCACTATCACGCTAAATGTTTTCTTCTCTCCGGGCTTGGAGAACGCGAGTGTCTCCGGAAAGACGCGCACCACCAGTGATTTGGGCGCATCCACCTTTGCCGTGTATGTCGATTTTGTTGGCCCAACATTCGTCACAGTCCGGTTCACGGTAAAAGGTGTTGATGTCATCGGCACGGTAATGGTCGGGTAGTTAAGATGCACATCCTCGATCTTTGGTAGCTTCGTGCAACTCAGGCTTGAGTTGCGAACGATGGTTGCCAAGCCATCCTTTCCAAGGAGCCAGCAAATATAGCCCGCATAGTCAGTGATGCCAAGGTCGTATACCAGACCAGGGTCTGCGGCTCTTGTGACATTCACATGGCCTGCACCTGTGTCATACACACTAGCTTTGGTGTAATGCTCATCCAAGATGGAGCCACCAGTGCTATTTACCATGTCCGATGTTGTCAAGATGGCGGACTTGATAGCGGCTGGTGACCAGCTGGGATGAATGCTCTTCAGAAGCGCTGCAACGCCGCTGATGTGCGGCGTGGCCATGGATGTGCCGGATATGATGTTGAAAGGCCCTGATGCAGAGTCCGTCTTTGGTGGCCATGCGGCTAGGATGTTGAGCCCTGGCGCTAATATGTCCGGCTTGAGAACGCCAGGAGTAATGAAGCTTGGACCCCGCGAAGAGAACCATGACACGACGGGGGCTGGACGGATGCCAAGCAATGTGTTGTTGTAGTTGAATGCAGCCAGAGCTCCTGTCTCTGATGATGCCGCATAAGATTTGAGGATGGCGCCATCGGCCGCGGTTACCTGCACCATGGTGGAGTTGTAATCCCGAAGAAGTGTGGTGTAGCCACTGATGTCATCATTGAACAACACCACACCAGCTGCGCCGGCATCGATTAAGTTGTAGACTTCATACTTCTCAACATCCTCATCCGTGGCCTCACAAACAATGATCTTACCGGCGACGGAAGTTATATCGAATTCACAGAACGGACGCGCATCGGAGAAGAGGAGAGGGTACAACTTTGACCTCGTCTTTGCTTTCTGGGTAAGCGCTTCCCCGTGGATGCTCTTGCCATTGCCGAGACGCACCTCGGCTCCAAAGCTCCTGTCCACTGTGCCAGCAGCGACAGTGAGCATCCATGGCGCGTCGTTTGTGATCGAGGCTGGCGTGGGACCGTTATTCCCGGCCGAGCACACAACGACGACGCCCTTGGATACGGCGCCAAAAGCGCCGATGGTCATGGGGTCCTGATCAAATCTTGTGGCTGTGTTTGCACCGAGCGAAATCGAGAGCACATCCACCCCATCCTTGGTTGCCGCATCCAACCCAGCTAGTATGGCGGATTCATCACACTGATTGTCGGCGCATACCTTGTACATGGCGATATGGGCGCCAGGAGCTATTCCAGCTGCTGTACCCGTGCCAACACCATGGTACGTGCCAGGGACGAAGTTCCCGATGGCCGTGGATGAGGTGTGTGTTCCATGTCCCACCTCGTCGCCAGAGTCATCTCCGACAAACGACTTGGCACCGATGAGCTTGTTGTTGCAGCGGGCCGCCTTGCACGAGCCCTTCCACCTTGGCGGGGGCGGCGGGATTCCATGGTCATCAAAGGAAGGGTGTGCCGCATGGATGCCAGTGTCGAGCAACCCGACGATGACTCCCTTCCCGTAGCGAGCTTCGCTCCAGAACCCAGTGCCGTTCCTGAGCCCGAGGAACGCCGGGGTGTGCGTGGTCATGAGTTGCAGCTTTCGATCTGGGAACGCACGTAGGAACCCTGGCTTCTTGGCCATTGAATCTAGCTCAGCCTTAGTGAGCCTCGCGGTGAAGCCACTGAACACTTCGGTGTAGGAGTGGAGAAGCCGGGACTCGATGGATTCACCGGCATGCAAGCTTGGCAAGAAAGACTCGTGCCACCTACGGTGAGCATCTTCCCCGGCATCCGAGGGAGGTGGCTCGACAAGCACTATGTAAGTGCGATAGGCAGAGGGTTCTGCGACATTCTGTTGAGGGCTTGCGGTGGATGGATTGATGTAGCATAGTGCAGGTGTAGAGAAAAGGGTGGCTAGCAAGACAAGGGGCGGTAGGAAATTGGGAAACGACGCCATTGCTGGAGCCAGACACACAGATAGGATGAAGGTGATGGCGATGCTGGAATAGGATCGACCACCGGGTCATCTTTATACAGCAGGAATGATCATTGTAGATTAGTAGTACGGAGTATATCGTATCTTTGGCACAAGTTAGTTCCTTGATAAATGCAGCCCATGCAGCAAACATAAATAACATTAATTTCTGCCAAATCTGGATGATCTGGTTAAGATCGTGGGATATGTGCACAATATACAGGATCTTTTCTATTATTATGCGCCTGATCTTGAAGATTATTCCGGGTGAACATATATAGTCATAAATGAAAATGAGACGGTAGGTAAAGATTTTCGAATTAACAGCTGGTAGTTTGTCCCGACAGTTATGATGTGctagtactacctccgtttcgaGGAATAAGATGCACGCGTAATTCAAGACGAGCTTTgaacaacaaaatcttgattatattatatgtaattagtatcgatcGATTCGTATTGAAATGAACTTTtcaatgatactaatttcatacaaacaatgttTATCTATAGGAAGTAATTCTTGATCAAACAAAAAAACACGTAAAATAAGGACGTCTTATTCCTTAAAACAGGGGTAATAGTATCTTTTCGTAGAAAAATAAATGCATATCGTCTCATAAATATTATCCAGAAAAATCTTATCATAAATGAAAATATAGAAACATGGGATGGGACCAGTCTCACAATTACCTCAAATTATGGGTTTAGTCAAAGTTAAACTTTGTGTCCCCCGCAAAAAAAGAGTTAGACTTTGTAAAGCTTAACTTAATATCTAAGAAAAAATATCAACATGTACAATATAAAATACGAGGTAATTGCGAATGGAGGGAGTGAATTTGAATATGTCGACGCCCTTCTGTCTAGAAATGTAAGTGAGATCCCACCACTTATAGTTTATTTTGTGTTTTTGAAGATTTTACCAAAATTTTGAAGTAGAAAATACAAAATGAACTATAGGTGAAATTTTTGTGGGATCCCACTTGACACCTTACCTCTATCATTTGCAAATCAGAATATTTTATATATAAGGAACGTGGACTTTAGAACCTGAGTGTTTTTTATATGAACCGATTGTTAATCTTAGAAAAAAAGTGTCATAGGGCTAAAATATTATTGAACAGATCATGCGAACAAAGAACCAATATAAACTTACACTTGTAATTTCCCTATAACTAGATAGTAGATAAAtggaggccgagctacatgtagctctttattttcaaaaaatcagaaatcatatttttaagttttaaaaaattctgaaaaaatcctAGATGTAGCCAATGATGGAATCTACAAACATGCAAACTATCAATGTGAAATTCTTAGTACTTTAGGCTACATAAAATGACACATGTGTGGATCTAAGAATAGTGAACAGTGCACATTTTAAAACTATTAAACctgtcagattttgtcatttttgtgtagtctacaatacaaagaatttcacattgagattttgcatctttgtagatttcatcattgtctacatccatgatttttttcagatttttttaaaacataaaattataattctaaaattttaaaaataaagagctacataTAGCTCCGCCTCCGTTTACAGTTTTCGCCTATAAGTATATGATCATTAATCTGTGGTTTGTGCTATCAATTACAAAATGAAGCAAGATATGTATATCATAATTACTAGCCTTTTGTATGGTAAATCTTTTTGAGATATTCAAACATTTCATTGATAGTTATATGTTCTTATGAAAATTTAAATTAAAGGGTAAAGTTTCTATGAGTGGATTTTGTACTTACACGCATGGGTGTGAATGTTTTTGTCACCGTTCATTGTGCTTTGAGATTCGGATAAAAATAGGAGAGAAATGAATCTTTCCATCTACCACGGTGAGCACGAATCTCGAGAAATAAATGGATAGTGACgaaaacacccacacccatgcgtgtaAGTATAAAAGTATTTTCCGTGAGTTTCTACTAAATATGTAGATACAAGATTTCTTAGAAAGTAGGTTCTTGTGTACCTAGATGTTAATTTTATGTTGTTTTATTTTATCAAAGTTAAAATTTAAGGAAGATTTTACAATATTTTGAGAAAAAGTTTAAGAATTGGGAAGGGTAATTTTAACCCATGGTAGAaaatttgaaagattttgaaatattgggcccttaTGAAGTGGTCCAAATTAGATTACAGATTTtcgtataaatctcaaagcccacattgtGGCAACCCGTGAGAGTTTGagaccaagttggtggcagctcattgagaagtggcaagaggtggtaagtttagtcccacatggagagttggtaggaagttagaccaccttataaggtgggttgttccaccactttcAGTGAGTGAGAAGAGGAGTGGTACACATgtgctcctcctcgctcgctcgctcgtgtTGTGattgagccgagactttcctttccTTTTGCACTCCAGGAAAACGAAAAAGAGTCCTAGTCGGTCCAGGTCGCTCCCGGACCGTGGGCTAACCGAATCGGAACGTGCGTGCGATGTGGGCGTGcctcacgttgcctagggtttcctgagcctatataatctcgtgCCTGGCTGCTGAAGAAACAAATctgatacacgagttagggttttgccACCTCTCTCTTCTTgcgtctgttggagatatgcccaagaggcaataataaaatggttattattatatatctttgtgtttatgataatgtttacataccatgctataattgtattaaccgaaacattgatacatgtgtgttatggaaacaacaaggagtccctagtaagcctcttgtataactagcttgttgattaatagatgatcatagtttcatgatcatgaacataggatgttattaataacaaggttatgtcattatgtgaatgatgtaatggacacacccaattaagtgtagcataagatcacgtcattaagtttatttgctataagctttcgatacatagttacttagtccttcgaccatgagatcatataaatcacttatgccggaagggtactttgattacatcaaacgccactgcgtaaattggtggttataaaggtgggattaggtattcggtaagtatgagttgaggcatatggatcaacagtgggatttgtccatcccgatgacggatagatatactccgggccctctcggtggaatgtcgtctaattagcttgcaagcatatgaatggttcataagagatgacatatcacggtacgagtaaagagtacttgtcaggagacgaggttgaacgaggtatagagataccgatgatcaaacctcggacaagtaaaatatcgcgtgacaaagggaattggtatcgtatgtgaatggttcaatcgatcactaagtcatcgttgaatatgtgggagccattaaggATCTCCAGattccactattggttattggtcagagagaggtctcaaccatgtctgcatagttcgcgaaccgtagggtgacacacttaaggtttgatgtcgtttaagtagatatggaatatcgaATGGAGTttaaagttttgttcggagtctcggatgggatccaggacatcacgaggaggtccgcaatggtccggagaataagattcatatatagaaagtcatattccaagtttggaaatgatccggtgcatttatggcaggttctacaaaaatccggaagaaatcaccatggaaagtggagtcccggagggactccaccttgcatggccggccaaaccctaaaggggaggagtcccaggtgggctccaccttggtggccggccaacccacctcaaggaaaggtgggagccccaccttgagtaggactgcccccttgagtaggtttcccacttttgggaggttttgttgttggggtcttattcgaagacttggactacaactcttggggatttccacctatataatgaggagcataggGGAGGAGCCGGCCACACCTTGCCACCCTTGGCCGCAGCCCCTAGTTGGCCggagcccaagccccctctccccaaaccctagctacctctcctccacatacaactcccgcatacgcttaggcgaagccctgccggagttctccatcaccaccgccaccaagccgtcgtgctgccgggattccgaggaggatctactacttccgctacccactggaacggggagaaggacatcgtcatcatcaacaccgaacgtgtgaccgagtacggaggtgctgcccgattgtggcaccgtcaagatcttctacgcgcttttgaaagcggcaagtgatcatcttctgcaacaatgagatctaatctcgtaggctttggaaatcttcaagggttagtctcgttcatcccctcgttgctcccatcttgtagattgcatcttggtttggattgcgttctcgcggtaggaatttttttgttttctatgcttcgaatcccatcagcgccgccatcgtagcctactccatcccgcccgCCGATGTGCACCGgccaacgggagagcaggtctccggaactgcTCGTCTTTGCGATCCTGTATGGGAGAGGACGaaataggtttttgggaagcgctctacgCGACTGCTCAAACTCTTCATCGTGGGTCATCTTCTGTCCAAGCCAGGCGGTGTTGCCTACTGTCATCTTCAACGCTATCTACTTCAACCCgttgtcaacaacgttgtcatcaacaacgttactgctgcgacgacAACTTctacacctccaccaccacctccaccagatcggtacgtgagaCTTATCTCGATCTATTCAGTGATGGCTACTGTATTGTGTGTTCTACTACTATTCatgtgattaatg
This region of Lolium perenne isolate Kyuss_39 chromosome 2, Kyuss_2.0, whole genome shotgun sequence genomic DNA includes:
- the LOC127328279 gene encoding subtilisin-like protease, with protein sequence MASFPNFLPPLVLLATLFSTPALCYINPSTASPQQNVAEPSAYRTYIVLVEPPPSDAGEDAHRRWHESFLPSLHAGESIESRLLHSYTEVFSGFTARLTKAELDSMAKKPGFLRAFPDRKLQLMTTHTPAFLGLRNGTGFWSEARYGKGVIVGLLDTGIHAAHPSFDDHGIPPPPPRWKGSCKAARCNNKLIGAKSFVGDDSGDEVGHGTHTSSTAIGNFVPGTYHGVGTGTAAGIAPGAHIAMYKVCADNQCDESAILAGLDAATKDGVDVLSISLGANTATRFDQDPMTIGAFGAVSKGVVVVCSAGNNGPTPASITNDAPWMLTVAAGTVDRSFGAEVRLGNGKSIHGEALTQKAKTRSKLYPLLFSDARPFCEFDITSVAGKIIVCEATDEDVEKYEVYNLIDAGAAGVVLFNDDISGYTTLLRDYNSTMVQVTAADGAILKSYAASSETGALAAFNYNNTLLGIRPAPVVSWFSSRGPSFITPGVLKPDILAPGLNILAAWPPKTDSASGPFNIISGTSMATPHISGVAALLKSIHPSWSPAAIKSAILTTSDMVNSTGGSILDEHYTKASVYDTGAGHVNVTRAADPGLVYDLGITDYAGYICWLLGKDGLATIVRNSSLSCTKLPKIEDVHLNYPTITVPMTSTPFTVNRTVTNVGPTKSTYTAKVDAPKSLVVRVFPETLAFSKPGEKKTFSVIVSSRIGKELFLEGSLRWVSERHVVRSPIVVAAAAAGRSLVKNIT